The following are encoded in a window of Persephonella sp. genomic DNA:
- the thrC gene encoding threonine synthase, whose amino-acid sequence MCKWEGIIKAYREFLPVTPNTPVVTLCEGNTPLIHAPNLSKRIAPDKDLKIYLKYEGLNPTGSFKDRGMTLAISKAKESGKTAVICASTGNTSASAAAYAARAGMDAYVILPKGAVALGKLSQAMVYGAKIIALMGNFDDALSIVREIGEKYPVEVVNSVNPYRIEGQKTAAFEIIDALGDAPDFHFIPVGNAGNITAYWKGYKEYHKAGKSTKLPRMIGWQAEGAAPIVKGFPIKNPQTIATAIKIGNPYSWQPALQAARESNGFIDAVSDEEILEAYRLVASSEGVFCEPASAASIAGVIKAYRRGLFKGDETIVCTLTGNGLKDPDTVIKASDKPVEMPPDLNEIAKYLGL is encoded by the coding sequence TTGTGCAAGTGGGAAGGGATAATAAAGGCATACAGGGAGTTCTTACCTGTTACACCAAATACTCCTGTTGTTACATTGTGTGAGGGGAACACACCTTTAATACATGCACCTAACCTTTCTAAAAGAATAGCACCCGACAAAGATCTAAAAATATACCTCAAATACGAAGGGCTTAACCCGACAGGCTCATTTAAAGACAGGGGAATGACCCTCGCAATATCAAAAGCAAAGGAAAGCGGGAAAACAGCCGTAATATGTGCATCTACAGGAAACACATCTGCCTCTGCCGCCGCTTATGCTGCGAGGGCAGGAATGGACGCCTATGTTATTCTCCCAAAAGGAGCTGTTGCTTTAGGTAAGCTGTCACAGGCTATGGTTTACGGAGCAAAAATAATAGCTCTGATGGGTAATTTTGATGATGCCCTCAGTATTGTTAGGGAAATAGGAGAAAAATATCCTGTTGAAGTTGTCAACTCAGTTAACCCCTACAGAATAGAAGGGCAGAAAACGGCAGCTTTTGAGATTATTGATGCTCTTGGAGATGCTCCAGACTTTCATTTTATACCTGTGGGAAATGCAGGAAATATAACAGCCTACTGGAAAGGATACAAAGAGTATCATAAAGCAGGCAAATCAACAAAACTGCCGAGAATGATAGGCTGGCAGGCAGAAGGTGCAGCACCTATTGTCAAAGGTTTCCCCATTAAAAACCCACAAACGATAGCAACTGCCATAAAAATAGGAAATCCTTACAGCTGGCAACCGGCATTGCAGGCAGCCAGAGAAAGCAACGGATTTATTGATGCTGTTTCAGATGAGGAGATACTGGAAGCCTACAGGCTTGTGGCATCGTCTGAGGGTGTTTTCTGTGAACCTGCTTCAGCAGCATCTATCGCAGGTGTGATAAAAGCATATAGAAGAGGTTTATTCAAAGGTGATGAAACTATTGTATGCACCCTGACCGGAAACGGTCTTAAAGATCCTGATACTGTGATAAAAGCAAGCGATAAGCCTGTGGAAATGCCTCCTGATCTAAATGAGATAGCAAAATATCTGGGATTATGA
- a CDS encoding HEPN domain-containing protein, giving the protein MNELLKKAEEELSQVEELLEVEFCDDGLVFYHLQNAVSFLLKALAEEYKVQIKEEDGILDIIGKLKEKTTIKFPEWIDQIIELEDISSSDGCGATICYDMDMYGDIIYAVYQLKEFVKSQVEK; this is encoded by the coding sequence ATGAATGAGCTTTTAAAAAAAGCAGAAGAAGAACTTTCTCAGGTTGAAGAGCTTCTGGAAGTTGAGTTCTGTGATGACGGTCTTGTTTTTTACCATCTTCAAAATGCTGTTTCCTTTCTTTTGAAAGCTCTGGCAGAAGAATACAAAGTGCAAATAAAAGAGGAAGATGGGATTTTAGATATAATCGGAAAGTTAAAAGAAAAAACAACAATAAAATTTCCTGAGTGGATAGACCAGATAATAGAGCTTGAGGATATATCCTCATCTGACGGGTGCGGTGCAACTATATGCTATGACATGGATATGTACGGAGACATAATATACGCTGTTTATCAGCTTAAAGAATTTGTTAAATCACAGGTGGAGAAATGA
- a CDS encoding adenylosuccinate synthase, protein MGKSLVILGSQWGDEGKGKIVDLLTPDYDYVVRYQGGSNAGHTVIVGDKKYALHLIPSGILREGKKNIISNGVVIALEELIAEMEKVKEVCGDFEGRLFISDRAHIVFPYHKILDGLSEKKKGKDKVGTTLKGIGPAYMAKYARTGIRIADLFDPPYFKARLESAMGEAREIAEKIYGESFDLSVERVYDETLKLFEKISDLVADTSLMLDTALRKGERVLFEGAQGTMLDIDMGTYPYVTSSNASALGLCNGTGVSPKLIGQAEVYGVSKAYVTRVGAGPFPTELNDGVGQKLRDEGHEYGTTTGRPRRCGWLDLVALRFAARVNGMDGLIITKLDVLDHFDEIKVAVAYEYNGEIIRDFPASLKILESCKPVYKTLKGWDRNTFRLKDKNQLPDEAWEFIKTVEEETGVPVVMLSTGPERSEYIWLK, encoded by the coding sequence ATGGGAAAAAGCCTTGTTATCTTGGGCTCCCAGTGGGGAGACGAAGGAAAGGGTAAGATTGTTGATCTGCTTACCCCAGACTACGATTATGTTGTTAGATATCAGGGGGGAAGTAATGCAGGACATACAGTTATAGTTGGGGATAAAAAATATGCCCTTCACCTTATCCCATCAGGAATACTGAGAGAAGGTAAGAAAAACATAATATCAAACGGTGTTGTTATAGCCCTTGAAGAGTTGATAGCAGAAATGGAAAAAGTAAAGGAAGTCTGTGGAGATTTTGAGGGCAGACTTTTTATAAGTGACAGGGCACATATAGTTTTTCCATACCACAAAATACTTGATGGGCTGTCTGAAAAAAAGAAAGGTAAAGACAAAGTTGGAACAACACTTAAAGGTATTGGACCTGCATATATGGCAAAGTATGCAAGAACAGGCATCAGGATAGCAGACCTTTTTGATCCACCTTATTTTAAAGCAAGGCTTGAAAGTGCTATGGGTGAAGCAAGAGAAATAGCAGAAAAGATATACGGTGAAAGTTTTGATCTTTCTGTTGAAAGGGTGTATGACGAAACGCTAAAGCTTTTTGAAAAGATAAGCGATCTTGTTGCAGATACATCTCTTATGCTTGATACAGCTTTGAGAAAAGGGGAAAGGGTGCTGTTTGAAGGAGCACAGGGAACGATGCTTGATATAGACATGGGAACCTATCCATATGTTACATCATCAAACGCTTCTGCATTAGGTCTGTGTAACGGAACAGGTGTTTCACCTAAACTGATAGGTCAGGCAGAGGTTTACGGAGTTAGCAAGGCTTATGTTACGAGGGTTGGAGCAGGTCCATTTCCTACAGAGTTGAATGATGGTGTTGGACAAAAACTGAGAGATGAAGGTCATGAATATGGAACAACAACAGGAAGACCAAGAAGGTGCGGCTGGCTTGATCTTGTAGCCCTCAGGTTTGCAGCAAGAGTTAACGGAATGGACGGTCTTATAATAACAAAGCTTGACGTTCTTGACCATTTTGATGAGATAAAGGTTGCTGTGGCTTACGAGTATAATGGGGAGATAATAAGGGATTTTCCTGCATCATTAAAGATACTTGAAAGTTGCAAACCGGTTTATAAAACATTAAAAGGCTGGGATAGAAATACATTCAGACTGAAAGACAAAAATCAGCTTCCAGATGAAGCATGGGAGTTTATAAAAACAGTAGAAGAAGAAACAGGAGTTCCGGTTGTGATGCTCTCCACAGGACCAGAAAGATCTGAATACATCTGGTTGAAGTAG
- the rph gene encoding ribonuclease PH has translation MRPDGRSPTQLRPIKIVRDFNIYAEGSVLIEMGNTKVIITASVEEKVPPFLRGSGQGWITAEYAMLPRSTESRNIREVVRGAPSGRTQEIQRLIGRSLRGVVDLRKLGERTLWVDCDVIQADGGTRVASITGAFIAVADAMIKITESGVVKQNPLKDYVAAVSTGIVGKDVVLDLNFKEDSSAKVDMNLVMTGSGNFVEVQATGEEYSFTQQEFDKMLEYGKLGINKLLHIQKQFIEGMPSIGHWKRKNIKEFVYVDTGGS, from the coding sequence TTGCGTCCAGACGGAAGGAGCCCAACGCAGTTAAGACCTATTAAGATAGTCAGGGATTTTAACATATACGCCGAAGGGTCTGTTCTTATTGAGATGGGAAATACAAAAGTTATAATAACAGCTTCTGTAGAAGAAAAAGTCCCTCCTTTCTTAAGAGGATCAGGACAGGGATGGATCACAGCAGAGTATGCGATGCTCCCAAGATCAACAGAAAGCAGAAACATAAGAGAGGTTGTAAGGGGAGCTCCTTCAGGAAGAACCCAAGAGATACAGAGGCTAATAGGAAGATCCCTTAGAGGTGTTGTTGATCTGAGAAAATTAGGAGAAAGAACGCTCTGGGTAGATTGCGATGTTATTCAGGCAGACGGAGGAACAAGGGTTGCATCAATAACAGGAGCATTTATTGCTGTTGCTGATGCGATGATAAAAATAACAGAGAGCGGTGTTGTAAAACAAAACCCACTTAAGGACTACGTTGCAGCTGTTTCAACAGGGATTGTTGGAAAAGATGTTGTTCTTGATCTGAACTTCAAGGAGGATTCTTCTGCAAAAGTAGATATGAACCTTGTTATGACAGGTAGCGGAAACTTTGTTGAGGTTCAGGCAACAGGTGAAGAATACTCCTTTACTCAGCAGGAATTTGACAAGATGCTTGAGTATGGAAAGCTTGGGATAAATAAGCTCTTGCATATTCAGAAACAGTTTATAGAAGGTATGCCTTCTATAGGACACTGGAAAAGAAAAAATATAAAAGAGTTTGTTTATGTTGACACAGGAGGAAGTTAA
- a CDS encoding ABC transporter ATP-binding protein: MRKKVKIQIKNLTKKFGDKTVLKNISFDVYEGEIFVLMGGSGSGKSTTIKHIIGLLKPTEGQIIIDNTDITKLSKKELIEFRKKMGYLFQEGALFDSLKVWENVGFYFLENTDMPHKEIYKLAQEKLSLVGLKGIEHLYPSQLSGGMRKRVSLARAISTNPEIILYDEPTSGLDPVTSAMIDNLILNLRNTLGVTSIVVTHDLDSAFGIGDRIGMIHRGVIYAIGTPEEIKNNPDPIVQQFINRKAEGPITEELFKEMNLSKN; the protein is encoded by the coding sequence ATGAGAAAAAAAGTAAAAATACAGATAAAAAATTTAACAAAAAAATTTGGTGATAAAACTGTTCTTAAAAACATATCTTTTGATGTGTATGAAGGAGAAATCTTTGTTCTTATGGGAGGAAGTGGGAGCGGAAAAAGCACAACAATTAAACATATAATAGGGCTGCTAAAACCTACAGAAGGTCAGATAATAATAGATAATACAGACATAACAAAACTTTCAAAAAAAGAGCTTATAGAGTTCAGAAAAAAAATGGGTTATCTGTTTCAGGAAGGTGCCCTGTTTGACAGCCTTAAGGTCTGGGAAAATGTTGGTTTTTATTTTCTTGAAAATACTGACATGCCCCATAAAGAGATCTACAAACTTGCACAGGAGAAATTGTCTCTAGTAGGTCTTAAGGGGATTGAACATCTCTATCCTTCACAGCTTTCCGGCGGAATGAGAAAAAGGGTTTCTCTTGCAAGGGCAATATCAACAAACCCGGAGATAATCCTTTATGACGAACCTACATCAGGGCTTGATCCTGTTACAAGTGCCATGATTGACAATCTTATCCTTAATCTGAGAAACACTTTGGGTGTAACGTCTATAGTCGTCACCCACGATCTTGACAGTGCATTTGGTATCGGAGACAGGATTGGAATGATACATAGAGGTGTTATATACGCCATAGGAACACCTGAAGAGATTAAAAACAATCCGGATCCTATAGTTCAGCAGTTTATAAACAGAAAAGCAGAAGGACCAATAACAGAAGAGCTGTTTAAAGAGATGAACTTAAGTAAAAATTGA
- a CDS encoding 2-dehydropantoate 2-reductase, which yields MNIAVVGLGALGIAFATFLKNSGNTVFGITKEKYLKNFEKNTVRVKGIWGDHTANLDGIYSDPSQIKENINLVILTVKSYDTEKALNQIKPIVGKETLILIAQNGYGNYEKAVEIFGKDKVLLSRVIFGSKIVDKNSVEITVSADDVRIGDPSKTIPEKKVLNIVETIRKSGIPASFAPDVYQILWDKILYNCALNPLGALLECSYGDLAENKYTRQIMENIIKEIFLVTKANDIKLRWENSEEYIKHFYQNLIPPTKKHFPSMFYDLKSGKKTEIDALNGAIIKLAQKKGIKAQTNETITLLIKFKESNPV from the coding sequence ATGAACATAGCTGTTGTAGGACTTGGAGCACTTGGCATAGCTTTCGCAACCTTCTTAAAAAATTCAGGTAATACAGTTTTCGGGATAACAAAGGAAAAATATCTAAAAAATTTTGAGAAAAATACAGTCAGGGTAAAGGGTATATGGGGAGATCATACAGCAAATCTTGATGGTATTTACAGCGATCCTTCCCAGATAAAAGAAAATATAAACCTTGTTATACTTACAGTAAAATCGTACGACACAGAAAAAGCCCTTAACCAGATAAAACCTATAGTTGGAAAGGAAACTTTAATACTTATAGCACAAAACGGATACGGGAATTACGAAAAAGCTGTTGAGATTTTTGGTAAAGATAAAGTCCTTTTATCAAGGGTGATATTTGGTTCAAAAATTGTAGATAAAAACAGTGTTGAAATAACAGTAAGCGCAGACGATGTAAGGATTGGTGATCCTTCCAAAACAATCCCTGAAAAAAAGGTGCTGAACATCGTTGAAACGATAAGAAAAAGCGGAATACCTGCATCTTTCGCACCTGATGTTTACCAGATATTGTGGGATAAAATCCTTTATAACTGTGCATTAAATCCTTTGGGGGCTTTGCTTGAGTGCAGCTATGGTGATCTTGCAGAAAATAAATACACCCGTCAGATAATGGAAAATATAATAAAAGAGATATTTTTAGTAACCAAGGCAAATGATATAAAACTCCGCTGGGAAAACTCTGAAGAATACATAAAACATTTTTACCAAAATCTTATACCACCAACAAAGAAGCACTTTCCATCAATGTTTTATGACCTGAAATCAGGTAAAAAAACGGAAATAGATGCCCTCAACGGTGCAATAATAAAGCTTGCCCAAAAAAAAGGTATCAAAGCACAAACAAACGAAACTATAACACTACTTATAAAATTTAAAGAATCAAACCCTGTGTAG
- a CDS encoding NAD(P)H-hydrate dehydratase, with amino-acid sequence MKLLKAREMAFADENTIKLTGIPSLVLMENAGRTASQIILDRLDFRSAVVVAGTGNNGGDGLVIARYLLLAGKDVKVFILSDSTKKLSEDNKKNLEIYETFGGSVSLIGEDKLRKMINPLKEADITIDAIFGTGFTPPVRGYREKAIHLINRYSKKVVAVDIPSGLSTDTGKIEGIHTKADITITFAYPKPAHILYPVCEYCGDVYVVDISIDRQYLKAINRYLLEPSDIKLPVRKKNSHKYTYGHLLVIGGSKGKTGAVIMASKSATASGSGLVTAVVPEELDGIFENALIEEMTIPVHSKDGMFGRNSVKQIKQIIKNGKFTSIAVGMGMSVNQNTTEIIRELLKVKMPLVIDADGINNLSLIDNFKNLLKKRKYPTVLTPHIGEMSRLTGIKTKDISDNMEEVSKEFSAETGVYTVLKGSRTVISTPDGKVFYSIRGNEGMATAGTGDILAGILGTMVYRLGAEEGVKTGVYLHGLSGDIASRFINVESMKATDLIRFIPDAFDLLRSYRKSYSFYYPLDPLKDLINSYPE; translated from the coding sequence ATGAAACTCCTTAAAGCCAGAGAGATGGCTTTTGCCGATGAAAACACCATAAAACTGACAGGTATTCCATCTCTTGTTCTTATGGAAAATGCCGGCAGAACAGCTTCACAGATAATACTTGATAGATTAGATTTCAGATCTGCCGTTGTTGTTGCAGGAACAGGAAACAACGGTGGAGACGGTCTTGTTATCGCAAGATATCTCCTTCTTGCAGGGAAAGATGTAAAGGTTTTTATTCTTTCTGACTCTACAAAAAAGCTTTCTGAGGACAACAAAAAAAATCTTGAGATATACGAAACATTTGGAGGATCAGTAAGCCTGATAGGGGAAGACAAGCTAAGAAAAATGATAAATCCATTAAAAGAAGCAGATATAACGATTGATGCTATCTTCGGGACAGGGTTTACCCCACCTGTTAGAGGATACAGGGAAAAAGCGATACATCTGATAAACAGATACTCAAAAAAAGTTGTTGCTGTTGACATTCCTTCAGGTTTATCAACAGACACAGGAAAGATAGAAGGAATACACACAAAAGCAGACATTACCATAACATTTGCCTATCCAAAACCTGCCCACATACTTTACCCTGTCTGTGAGTATTGTGGTGATGTTTATGTTGTTGATATATCAATAGATCGGCAGTATCTGAAAGCGATAAACAGATACCTTCTTGAGCCATCAGACATAAAACTGCCTGTAAGAAAGAAAAACAGCCACAAATATACATACGGACATCTTCTTGTTATTGGAGGTTCAAAGGGAAAAACAGGGGCAGTGATTATGGCATCAAAATCTGCAACAGCATCAGGATCAGGGCTTGTTACTGCTGTTGTTCCTGAAGAGCTTGACGGTATATTTGAAAATGCCTTAATTGAAGAGATGACCATTCCTGTCCACAGCAAAGATGGTATGTTTGGAAGAAACTCCGTAAAACAGATAAAGCAGATCATAAAAAACGGTAAATTCACATCTATAGCTGTTGGTATGGGAATGTCTGTTAATCAGAATACAACAGAGATAATCAGAGAACTTCTAAAGGTAAAAATGCCCCTTGTTATTGATGCAGACGGAATTAACAACCTTTCACTGATTGATAACTTTAAAAATCTTCTGAAAAAAAGGAAATACCCAACTGTGCTGACACCTCACATAGGAGAGATGTCAAGACTGACAGGAATAAAAACAAAAGATATATCAGACAACATGGAAGAAGTATCAAAGGAGTTTTCTGCAGAAACAGGCGTTTACACAGTGCTAAAAGGCTCAAGAACTGTTATCTCAACACCGGACGGAAAAGTGTTCTACTCAATAAGGGGGAATGAAGGAATGGCAACAGCAGGGACAGGAGATATCCTTGCTGGAATACTGGGAACAATGGTTTACAGACTTGGAGCAGAGGAAGGGGTTAAAACAGGTGTTTATCTCCACGGACTTTCAGGGGACATCGCATCAAGATTTATAAATGTTGAAAGTATGAAAGCAACAGATCTTATAAGGTTTATTCCTGATGCGTTTGATCTTTTAAGATCTTACAGAAAGTCTTACTCCTTTTACTATCCTCTAGACCCTCTCAAAGATCTAATCAATTCTTATCCTGAATGA
- a CDS encoding DUF481 domain-containing protein, producing the protein MKKKLFVYGLTALAVSNSFAQEEKAEWKTHGELSYVKTSGNSDTETFATKIETNWKKTVNRFLGKGEFLYGKTNNKENTNKLYLLGRWERLLNERLFGFVQGDYLRDKFSGYNYKTVWSAGLGYDIIKTEKHILKGLASLGYTFSDYKDGKNKDYTTGSAEFDYRWKIRENLTFKQLLRYDTNLEDTNVYFIKSDSSLAVKINAHFSMGIGYKVAYQNKPPSANIEKTDTTFLTSLIVDF; encoded by the coding sequence ATGAAAAAAAAGCTTTTTGTTTACGGTCTGACAGCACTTGCAGTCTCAAACTCTTTTGCTCAAGAAGAAAAAGCAGAATGGAAAACACACGGTGAGCTTTCCTATGTAAAAACATCAGGAAACTCTGACACAGAAACATTTGCCACAAAAATAGAAACAAACTGGAAAAAAACTGTAAACAGATTTCTTGGGAAAGGTGAGTTTTTATACGGAAAAACAAATAACAAAGAGAACACAAACAAACTGTATCTGTTAGGCAGATGGGAAAGACTGCTGAATGAGAGACTGTTTGGATTTGTTCAGGGAGATTACCTGAGAGATAAGTTCTCAGGTTACAATTACAAGACTGTATGGTCTGCAGGTTTAGGTTATGACATAATCAAGACAGAAAAACATATACTCAAAGGGCTTGCTTCTTTAGGTTATACATTCTCAGATTACAAAGATGGAAAAAACAAAGATTACACAACTGGATCTGCTGAGTTTGATTACAGATGGAAAATAAGAGAAAATCTCACATTTAAACAGCTTCTAAGATACGACACCAACTTAGAGGATACAAATGTCTATTTTATTAAGTCTGACTCATCACTTGCTGTCAAAATAAACGCCCATTTTTCAATGGGAATAGGATATAAGGTAGCTTAC
- a CDS encoding TonB-dependent receptor — MKKLLLSALFVFPAFGYSLNGISVESGYGTQSDVSKVTSPSDIITKEEIDEKHPFDIKDIIFNRNGFSYSSAGGFGQTVSLYLWGTDPKRTVMFIDGIRINDFTTPNISPAYELLLLDDIQQIEVIKGVQSGVWGADAVGGVINLITEKPKKGFHIKMKGLIGDYNTKKAGFTLSFANEKIDILLGYHWLKTSGFSAAEPKKSDPDYGKRWDEIGWERDPYRNDTLNFKMGWNITEKDRFETVIKSIDAVIHYDAAAGVDAKDYDNPFGWGVSQYFNHYSQQFYKLQYNKSFKNNKITAFFSKSIFKRSQYNGYEGRYTEYSLKDRFDYSGGFVNFGFSRQDFVQNKSGGTVLNRRYHNNGYFLTNVYTFKNITLSQSLRHDSYSSFKDKTTWKLGGKYFVKKDIFVFANWGSGYNIPTIDQLYNPWWGNPNLKPENSRQWDIGTGFKSFSITYFRYSFRDKIDYNSVSGRYENLTGKTKINGIDASYSRFLPAVKSYIRINYTYLDSKDPQGKRLPRRALNQFGFDLVWYPDEMVNIGFSGVYVGKRKDTNNAQTGYYTVINSFANFNINKNLLAYVKINNITDKYYQTIDGYATEGRSLYAGMQLKW, encoded by the coding sequence ATGAAAAAGCTCTTACTTTCTGCTCTTTTTGTTTTTCCTGCTTTTGGATACAGTCTTAACGGTATTTCTGTTGAGTCAGGATACGGAACACAATCTGATGTATCAAAAGTGACCTCTCCGTCTGATATTATTACAAAAGAGGAGATTGATGAAAAACACCCTTTTGACATAAAAGATATTATTTTTAACAGGAATGGTTTTTCTTATTCTTCAGCAGGTGGGTTTGGTCAGACAGTATCCCTTTATCTTTGGGGAACAGACCCAAAAAGAACTGTTATGTTTATTGATGGTATAAGGATCAATGATTTTACAACACCTAACATATCACCTGCTTATGAGCTTCTGCTTCTTGATGATATTCAGCAGATTGAGGTGATAAAAGGTGTCCAGTCTGGTGTGTGGGGAGCTGATGCTGTTGGTGGTGTTATTAATCTGATAACAGAAAAACCAAAGAAAGGTTTTCATATCAAAATGAAAGGTCTCATAGGGGATTACAACACAAAAAAGGCAGGTTTTACCCTGTCATTTGCAAATGAAAAAATAGATATCCTTCTTGGCTACCACTGGCTTAAAACATCAGGCTTTTCTGCTGCAGAGCCTAAAAAATCAGATCCAGATTACGGAAAAAGATGGGACGAGATAGGTTGGGAAAGAGATCCTTACAGGAACGACACACTCAACTTTAAGATGGGCTGGAACATAACTGAAAAAGACAGGTTTGAGACGGTAATAAAAAGTATTGATGCTGTTATACATTATGATGCTGCAGCAGGTGTTGATGCAAAGGATTACGATAATCCTTTTGGCTGGGGTGTTTCACAGTATTTTAACCATTACTCCCAGCAGTTTTACAAGCTACAGTATAATAAAAGTTTTAAAAACAACAAAATAACAGCATTTTTTTCAAAATCTATTTTCAAAAGATCACAGTATAACGGTTATGAGGGAAGATATACAGAGTACAGTCTGAAAGACAGGTTTGATTATTCAGGCGGATTTGTTAATTTTGGTTTTTCAAGGCAGGATTTTGTTCAGAATAAATCTGGCGGGACTGTTTTAAACAGAAGATACCACAACAACGGTTATTTTTTAACAAATGTTTACACATTCAAAAATATTACCCTTTCCCAGTCTTTAAGACATGACAGCTACTCCTCTTTTAAAGACAAAACAACATGGAAGTTAGGTGGAAAGTATTTTGTCAAAAAGGATATTTTTGTTTTTGCAAACTGGGGATCAGGTTACAACATACCTACTATTGATCAGCTTTATAACCCATGGTGGGGTAATCCTAACTTGAAACCTGAAAACTCAAGGCAGTGGGACATCGGAACAGGTTTTAAAAGCTTTAGTATAACCTATTTCAGATACTCATTCAGGGATAAAATAGATTACAACTCTGTTTCAGGAAGGTATGAAAATCTTACAGGAAAAACAAAGATAAATGGAATAGATGCTTCATACTCAAGGTTTTTACCTGCAGTAAAAAGCTACATAAGGATCAACTATACCTATCTTGACAGTAAAGATCCTCAGGGGAAAAGACTACCAAGAAGAGCTCTAAACCAGTTTGGGTTTGATCTTGTGTGGTATCCAGACGAGATGGTTAATATAGGTTTTTCAGGGGTTTATGTTGGAAAAAGAAAAGATACAAACAACGCCCAGACAGGCTACTACACCGTTATAAACAGCTTTGCAAACTTTAATATTAATAAAAACCTCCTTGCTTATGTTAAGATAAACAACATAACAGACAAGTATTACCAGACTATTGACGGTTATGCTACTGAAGGCAGAAGTTTATATGCAGGAATGCAGTTAAAATGGTGA